One part of the Anaeromyxobacter sp. Fw109-5 genome encodes these proteins:
- the truA gene encoding tRNA pseudouridine(38-40) synthase TruA, producing the protein MERRFYALRVAYEGGRFRGFQRQPGLPTVQDALEGALLAAGVRATLAVAARTDAGVHALDQVVSFSARAALDPAALRGALNAALPEGVAVLEVLRVAPSFHARNTARARRYVYLVGAPPPESLAAYAWTLPDPRAFPDGEARLDVAAMSAALAHAVGTHDFTAFARPGEQRGTVRTVTRAEVVSATWAPLHALVFEGHGFLRAMIRNLAGTAVTVGVGRAAPEIVRELLLARGRYRGVRAPGWGLTLASVVYPDGALRPPRGTAP; encoded by the coding sequence GTGGAAAGGCGCTTCTACGCTCTGCGCGTCGCCTATGAAGGCGGGCGGTTCCGAGGCTTCCAGCGGCAGCCCGGCCTCCCCACCGTGCAGGACGCGCTCGAGGGCGCGCTCCTCGCCGCCGGAGTCCGGGCGACGCTCGCCGTCGCGGCGCGAACCGACGCCGGCGTCCACGCGCTCGATCAGGTGGTCAGCTTCTCCGCGCGCGCCGCGCTCGACCCGGCGGCGCTCCGCGGCGCGCTCAACGCGGCGCTGCCGGAGGGCGTCGCCGTGCTCGAGGTGCTGCGCGTCGCGCCGTCCTTCCACGCACGAAACACCGCGCGCGCGCGCCGCTACGTGTATCTCGTCGGCGCTCCTCCCCCGGAGTCGCTCGCGGCCTACGCGTGGACGCTCCCCGACCCACGGGCCTTCCCGGACGGCGAGGCTCGGCTCGACGTGGCGGCCATGAGCGCCGCGCTGGCGCACGCGGTCGGGACGCACGACTTCACCGCCTTCGCGCGACCCGGCGAGCAGCGCGGAACGGTGCGAACCGTGACGCGCGCCGAGGTGGTCTCCGCGACCTGGGCGCCGCTCCACGCCCTCGTGTTCGAGGGGCACGGCTTCCTGCGCGCGATGATCCGCAACCTCGCTGGAACGGCGGTGACGGTCGGGGTCGGGCGGGCCGCCCCCGAGATCGTCCGCGAGCTGCTGCTCGCCCGCGGACGGTACCGCGGCGTCCGCGCGCCCGGCTGGGGGCTCACGCTCGCCTCGGTCGTCTATCCCGACGGGGCCCTTCGACCGCCGCGCGGTACAGCTCCATGA
- the larE gene encoding ATP-dependent sacrificial sulfur transferase LarE, with amino-acid sequence MSPNALEDLRRASAPKLARLKEALRGCGSVLVAFSGGVDSTFVVAVAHEVLGARAVALTAHSPSVPHAEREEARALAARIGVRHLERESHEQDDPGYVANASDRCYYCKRELFRLCEETARAEGLAVVLDGFNADDLGDHRPGHRAAQERRVRSPLAEAELSKDEVRAWSEAYGLPTWAKPQMACLASRIPYGTPVTPERLGEVERAEAALRVLGFHDLRVRHHGDIGRVELGEEELARGFEQRAEIARAVKAAGFKLAVLDLEPFRSGRMNALAGVPLPVVPG; translated from the coding sequence ATGTCGCCGAACGCCCTCGAAGACCTCCGCCGTGCATCCGCGCCGAAGCTCGCGCGCCTGAAGGAGGCGCTGCGCGGCTGCGGCAGCGTCCTCGTGGCGTTCTCGGGCGGGGTGGACTCCACCTTCGTCGTCGCGGTCGCCCACGAGGTGCTGGGCGCTCGCGCCGTGGCCCTGACGGCGCACTCGCCGTCCGTCCCGCACGCCGAGCGCGAGGAGGCGCGCGCGCTCGCGGCGCGCATCGGTGTCCGCCACCTGGAGCGGGAGAGCCACGAGCAGGACGACCCGGGCTACGTCGCGAACGCCTCCGACCGCTGCTACTACTGCAAGCGGGAGCTGTTCCGCCTCTGCGAGGAGACGGCGCGCGCCGAGGGGCTCGCGGTCGTCCTCGACGGCTTCAACGCGGACGACCTCGGCGATCACCGGCCGGGGCACCGCGCCGCGCAGGAGCGGCGCGTCCGCTCGCCGCTGGCCGAGGCCGAGCTGAGCAAGGACGAGGTCCGCGCCTGGAGCGAGGCGTACGGGCTGCCGACGTGGGCGAAGCCGCAGATGGCTTGCCTCGCCTCGCGGATCCCGTACGGCACCCCCGTCACCCCGGAGCGGCTCGGCGAGGTCGAGCGCGCCGAGGCCGCCCTGCGCGTCCTCGGATTCCACGACCTGCGCGTCCGCCACCACGGCGACATCGGGCGGGTGGAGCTCGGGGAGGAGGAGCTGGCCCGCGGCTTCGAGCAGCGTGCGGAGATCGCGCGGGCGGTGAAGGCCGCCGGCTTCAAGCTCGCCGTGCTCGACCTCGAGCCCTTCCGGTCGGGGCGGATGAACGCGCTCGCGGGCGTGCCGTTGCCCGTCGTGCCGGGGTAG
- a CDS encoding ribbon-helix-helix domain-containing protein, with the protein MTTSIELTVVASDSNPSARLEPMLVRLPPQFAAELRNLARRTRVRQSDYLREAVADLLAKYGQLPPEQGEM; encoded by the coding sequence ATGACCACGTCGATCGAGCTGACCGTCGTCGCCTCCGATTCGAATCCGTCCGCCCGTCTCGAGCCCATGCTGGTCCGGCTGCCCCCTCAGTTCGCCGCAGAGCTCCGGAACCTCGCGCGCCGCACGCGCGTCCGCCAGTCGGACTACCTGCGGGAGGCTGTCGCCGACCTCCTCGCGAAGTACGGCCAGCTTCCCCCCGAGCAGGGGGAGATGTGA